TTAAGTCAAGAAGATAATGCCTAAAAAATAGATTATTGTCTCAGACAATACAATAGCTAACTTAATCAAGTAGCCGAAAACAAAAGGACAGGAAAGCTAAAGGTACAGCTAATAATGCTTCAGGTCTAAGAAATCACCTGTCATCACTACCTACAATGCCCTTGCATTCCACCGGTGCAGCTAACTTGAAAACATTCCCAGATGCATCGAGGACAGAGTGTTCCTTTAAATGCAGACGTTTGGCAGCTTCCAACACCTAGGCATAAACATTGCTTGGCACTTATAGTAAGGAGATAttattaaaccaaaaaaagggCACACTAGAAGATCAACAAATATTAAGAACAAAGACATAACTCCAATAGAAGTAATATCCCTACAAAATTACTATATATTGTTGAATGAATGAGACCTTTCCTGAAGtagacaataaaaaataatgtaatttaatgaaaaataattattgaaatgatTAATGTCTGCTCCCTCACCTTGGCATGGAATTCTTCATTCCAGTTGATTTTTTTACCATTGTCAACAGAACCATACAGAAGAGAGTCGGATTTGTCCCCTTGAAGAATGCCAGGAAGAACACTCTACAGCAGAAAAGTGGATTATAGCTAATCAGAAACAATGCCGAAACAAGCAAAGCATACAAAATCAGAGAACTATAAGGATATTGTAAAATAAGATGCTAAAGGGCAACAGAGACAGTAATACCATTGCCCCTAAACTCGGTTAACCATTTATGAAACAGGCATGCTAAGCTAAACATCGTACCATTTCACCAGTGCAAAGAGAAATGTTGAGAAGTTAGAGAATAATTTTAGGATGAGAGATAACCGAAGGGGAAATAAAAGCTATAGTGAGACACTAGAGAGAGAAGCTGGGACAGTTATTAAAATTGTCCCAGATAGAATGAGCAAACCAACAACCCCAAAAGATATGATCCAAGTCTTCTGACAAATTCTTATAGAGGATGCACTACTGAAGCCCACCACAAGGCAGAATGCCTCAAAACACGATCCTTGGTATTCACCGTGCCAACCAAAGAGTTTAAccttttttagaattttaaactTCCATGGCAAGGAGAAAGAAGGACGCCCAGAGGGAGAGAGGTCGcattgaaaatggaaataacaactACAAGAGAACCCAGGGGACACTAGATACAATAATCCCCATCCCTGAGGGCAAACACAAAcccaacaaagaaagaagatccACTACATCCATTGTTTCCCTATTGGACAAAGAACAACGGAAGCCCAATGGAGTTGAAGAAGTAGGCGAAGAAGGAATAATGAAAGTGACAAGATTCAGCCTAACCCGATGtcttccaaaaaaataagtgctaaaatcattccccacaaagcATTTCACAAACTGAGAACATAAGGGAATCCCAAAAAATATCACTTTCCAAGGGCTCCTGAAAGTGTCACTATCCCCTTACTCGAGGTCCACTCAAATGGATGAGGCTCGTACTGGCTCATAATAACCCAATATCATAGAGAGTTCGTCTCTAAAGGGAAATTCCATGGCCATTCAGGAAAAAGGTGCGTACTTATGAAGCCTCTAGTTGCCAACACCAAAACCTCTTAGATCCAAAAGGTCTGACACAACATCTTAAACCACCAAATGAGACCTCTGTTATCTACTAACGAGAGATAAGTTAGAGATATGTGGTAGAGGGAGAGGAGGGTTCCTACGAGTTAAATATAATACTGAAAAGGTGAGATTTTGCAAAACCAAAACTTCCTTTTTGgctcttaaaattaattcaacaaaactgtttcaaaattcaaaagtctAAACCGAATGGGTTAACAATGAAAAACTAAAGACAGAAATCAAAATAGTTATCAATCCtgactttaatttttttgaaataaaaaacaaaaacacagaAAAAAGACCTAAACTTGACCCCAAAATTAtcttaacaaataattataattatcccAAATAAACCCATTAAACCCAGCATCAGAACTGGAACAAAGGAAAACATGTTATCATCCTTCATCCCCAATCCcatggattttgattttgacttTGGTTCACATCCTAAACAGATATATGGTAATCCACTCCATTCTGGTCcttgttgaaaaataaaagagggtAAGCACAAACACAGTATTCCAAGGAGATTGAAGTAAACCTTGCAAGCAGGAGGAGAGAGTAATGAAGCAGAAATTAACATCAATAAATGATAAGCTTACCTGAGCTACCACTCTATGACCCCTGTGATCAATGATTGCCATGGCAAGGTTGTAAAGCCCAGGGACATCTGCTTCCTGATATGCTTGTGTGCCTTTCAAATCGTTATTTGCAGAGGCATATGTAGCTTGCTCACTCTCAGTCAACTGAATCTCAGTTGAACCATCAGGTGAAGATTCAGTTATACCATTAACTTCCAAAGTACCACGtgaattacatctttcaccaTAAGAAAGTACAATGTCACCGTGCAATGAACGATCAATAGCCCTCTCCGAAGGACCATGTAAAGAGCTTGTGCCCTGGTTTTTTGAATTACCATCAGACGCAGATCTCTTGGATATGTGTTCAAGGTCCGCATCCACAGCAAAgctgaagaaaatattgttgtgTACATACCTAAAATTCAATGAAGGTATAGCTCAATATCAATTCAATGACTCATGAAATtgtaacaaacaaaatgattgGTTATAAATTCAACATTCAGATTAACGAGCCAGCCTATCATGACATGCAcacaatatatttattaactaTCTAATGTATAAATAAAGGCTTCAATAAGGAATGCAGCAGGAAGCAGCTATTTGCATGACGATGTGGAACTAAAGTTGGCCTTCCTGCCTAGGAAGTTTCTTCTAACAACTAACATGTGAAAGCATTCTGGATCGGTTGGATTTATTGGGGGTATGCATCTGTTGATGACTCCAATAGCACCACGGATAGCTGCATCGACGAAATCTGAAGTTACTTTGTGGAGAGCCCTATCACGCAAAACCCTGCATCATATAGCCTTTGTTAAGAATTGATCAC
This Cucurbita pepo subsp. pepo cultivar mu-cu-16 unplaced genomic scaffold, ASM280686v2 Cp4.1_scaffold001122, whole genome shotgun sequence DNA region includes the following protein-coding sequences:
- the LOC111786164 gene encoding clustered mitochondria protein-like, with translation HKRDAARAEDALTLSFGSELIGMQRDWNEELQSCREFPHTTPQERVLRDRALHKVTSDFVDAAIRGAIGVINRCIPPINPTDPECFHMYVHNNIFFSFAVDADLEHISKRSASDGNSKNQGTSSLHGPSERAIDRSLHGDIVLSYGERCNSRGTLEVNGITESSPDGSTEIQLTESEQATYASANNDLKGTQAYQEADVPGLYNLAMAIIDHRGHRVVAQSVLPGILQGDKSDSLLYGSVDNGKKINWNEEFHAKVLEAAKRLHLKEHSVLDASGNVFKLAAPVECKGIVGSDDRHYLLDLMRVTPRDANYTGPGSRFCILRPELITAFCQAQAADQLKSKVECEGASIVDSPQVADGGKQEEEVSAVTSVGSDTSKDKKTEDLKESSQSQNEIFFNPNVLTEFKLAGSEEEIEEDKNNVRGASMFLTDVVLPKFIQDLCTLEVSPMDGQTLTEALHAQGINVRYIGKVAEGTKHLPHLWDLCSNE